The Styela clava chromosome 10, kaStyClav1.hap1.2, whole genome shotgun sequence genome window below encodes:
- the LOC120338182 gene encoding UDP-GlcNAc:betaGal beta-1,3-N-acetylglucosaminyltransferase 7-like produces MARICQLWRALIFISCGLFISFDVWYHYSAHQSLSEITMKLFPRTLNEKAKVASIKRQVYKDNFDTKVLYSTTRLPTKASLPKTAFHPQDTLPGLISMDHALMLPALPPQQSKNNKDNHIFFYSQKRDHNFIISHNDTCIGNTKNSESKKDIFLLMAIKSMCKSRDRRKAIRRTWGNETYSSEVLGVKVKLIFLLGACENVKSQKELFGEDRQHFDILQWDFIDTFRNLTLKDCLYLQWFAKNCRHVPYIFKGDDDIFVNIGNILKFLKDLPVEKSDTIFIGSKLEGSPRIVEPKSKYFVSSNLFSKNYYPAYLSGGGFILSGKLAVEFFLQTLKTRIIPIDDAFLGILAESLGIEPKNDRGFKSWGMRKVDPCRLSKIKTYHRASPKYLVKLWDDLLTVNMEKCGEETNDVFIRQN; encoded by the exons ATGGCTAGGATTTGCCAGTTATGGAGGGCATTGATCTTTATTTCCTGCGGATTATTCATTTCATTCGATGTCTGGTATCATTATTCTGCGCATCAATCTTTGTCGGAAATTACAATGAAATTGTTTCCGAGGACACTAAATGAAAAAG CAAAAGTTGCATCAATAAAGAGACAAGTATATAaagataattttgatacaaaagTGCTCTATTCTACTACCAGACTACCTACGAAAGCTTCACTACCCAAAACTGCATTTCATCCTCAAGATACATTGCCTGGATTAATAAGTATGGATCATGCATTAATGCTGCCTGCATTACCACCACAACAGAGCAAAAACAATAAAgataatcatatttttttctattcgcAAAAACGAGATCACAATTTCATTATTTCACACAACGATACTTGTATAGGGAATACCAAGAATTCCGAATCTAAAAAAGATATATTTCTACTAATGGCCATAAAATCAATGTGCAAATCCAGAGATCGAAGAAAGGCTATCCGAAGGACTTGGGGGAATGAGACCTATAGTAGTGAAGTATTAGGAGTAAAAGTAAAATTGATCTTCTTGCTCGGAGCTTGTGAAAATGTGAAATCACAAAAAGAACTTTTTGGAGAAGATCGACAACATTTTGATATTCTTCAATGGGATTTCATTGATACATTTCGGAATTTAACGTTGAAGGACTGTCTTTATCTTCAATGGTTTGCTAAAAACTGTAGACACGTGCCTTACATCTTCAAAGGTGATGATGATATTTTTGTGAAcattggaaatattttaaaatttttgaaagactTGCCTGTTGAAAAATCGGACACTATTTTCATTGGGTCAAAACTAGAAGGAAGTCCTCGTATCGTTGAAcccaaatcaaaatattttgtaagttcaaatttattttccaaaaacTATTATCCAGCTTATTTATCAGGCGGTGGATTTATACTCAGCGGCAAATTGGCAGttgaattttttcttcaaaCATTGAAAACTCGTATCATACCTATAGATGATGCTTTTTTAGGAATCTTAGCGGAATCATTAGGTATTGAACCGAAGAATGATAGAGGATTCAAAAGTTGGGGTATGAGAAAAGTCGATCCTTGTCGTCTTTCAAAGATTAAAACATATCACAGAGCATCGCCTAAGTATTTAGTTAAATTATGGGATGATTTATTAACTGTCAACATGGAAAAATGTGGCGAGGAGACAAATGATGTTTTTATACGTCAAAATTGA
- the LOC120338042 gene encoding uncharacterized protein LOC120338042 has product MEDYLGEEAANVYTKNPKFPPHIAEYVMNRLKKIKGNENFEKFELVVDAGCGNGKSLLDFLPFFQRSIGFDVNENQVRRAKESIKSETATFYVGIEESMLVEDKSVDLLLNVGALHFMDLATFLKECRRVLKSTGLCATYDSSFSRLEVHFPVKNANQKTADGSGILTSYRTTLYRYYIEANHPTAEWLNRYEQIYERVTGFNKERNDDVTYDYNMTLKELKMFFLSFPTFRKHHNLFGEESAPLNIMGEDLKKLVNAEGIDDEKLQLRFTLSMFFLFLYN; this is encoded by the coding sequence ATGGAAGACTATCTGGGAGAAGAAGCAGCAAATGTTTACACCAAGAATCCGAAATTCCCACCTCATATTGCAGAATATGTAATGAATCGTCTTAAAAAAATAAAGGGCAATGAAAATTTCGAGAAATTTGAACTTGTTGTGGACGCTGGATGTGGTAACGGAAAATCATTGTTAGATTTTTTGCCTTTTTTCCAAAGATCCATCGGATTCGACGTCAATGAGAATCAAGTTAGAAGAGCAAAAGAAAGTATAAAATCCGAGACAGCAACATTTTATGTAGGCATAGAGGAATCTATGCTCGTCGAGGACAAATCCGTAGACTTATTACTCAACGTTGGCGCTTTGCATTTCATGGATCTTGCGACGTTTTTAAAAGAGTGTAGGCGAGTTTTGAAGAGTACTGGGCTTTGTGCTACTTACGATTCTTCATTTTCGAGATTGGAAGTACATTTTCCTGTCAAAAATGCGAATCAGAAAACGGCCGACGGTAGTGGGATTCTTACAAGTTATCGAACAACATTATATCGTTACTATATTGAAGCCAACCACCCCACTGCGGAATGGCTTAACCGATATGAACAGATTTATGAGCGAGTTACTGGATTCAACAAAGAGAGAAATGATGACGTAACATACGATTACAATATGACACTGAAAGAACTGAAAATGTTCTTTCTGTCTTTCCCGACATTCAGAAAACATCACAATTTATTTGGGGAAGAATCTGCTCCATTGAATATAATGGGAGAAGATTTGAAGAAACTTGTAAACGCTGAAGGAATTGATGATGAAAAGTTGCAACTTCGTTTCACACTGTCaatgttctttttatttttatataattaa
- the LOC144428102 gene encoding uncharacterized protein LOC144428102 yields the protein MEDYLGEEAPNVYTKNPKFPPHIAKYVISRLKKIKGNENCDKFELVMDAGCGHGKSLLDFLPFFQRSIGFDVSENQVRKAKERIKSDTATFYVGREESMLADDKSVDLLLNVGALHFMDLAMFLKECRRVLKSTGLCAIYDSSFSRLEVHFPVKNANQKSADGSNILTSYRTTLHRHYIETKHPSSEWFNRYEQIYEQVTGFNKERNDDVTYDYDMTLKELKMFFLSFPTFRKHHNLFEEETAPLNIMGEDLKKLVDAEGIDDEKLQLRFTLSMFFIFLYN from the coding sequence ATGGAAGACTATCTGGGAGAAGAAGCACCAAATGTTTACACCAAGAATCCAAAATTTCCACCTCATATTGCAAAATATGTAATCAGTCGTCTTAAAAAAATAAAGGGCAATGAAAATTGCGACAAATTTGAACTTGTCATGGACGCTGGATGTGGCCACGGCAAATCATTATTAGATTTTTTGCCCTTTTTTCAAAGATCCATCGGGTTTGACGTCAGTGAGAATCAAGTTAGAAAAGCAAAAGAAAGAATAAAATCTGACACAGCAACATTTTATGTAGGTAGAGAGGAATCTATGCTCGCCGACGACAAATCCGTAGACTTATTACTCAACGTCGGCGCTTTGCATTTCATGGATCTAGCGATGTTTTTAAAAGAGTGTAGGCGAGTTTTGAAGAGTACTGGGCTTTGTGCTATTTACGATTCTTCATTTTCGAGATTGGAAGTACATTTTCCTGTCAAAAATGCGAATCAAAAATCGGCCGACGGTAGTAATATTCTTACAAGTTATCGAACAACATTACATCGTCACTATATTGAAACCAAGCATCCCTCTTCGGAATGGTTCAACCGATATGAACAGATTTATGAGCAAGTTACTGGATTCAACAAAGAGAGAAATGATGACGTAACATACGATTACGATATGACACTGAAAGAACTGAAAATGTTCTTTTTGTCTTTCCCGACATTCAGAAAACATCATAATTTGTTTGAGGAAGAAACTGCACCATTGAATATAATGGGAGAAGATTTGAAGAAACTTGTAGACGCTGAAGGAATTGATGATGAAAAGTTGCAACTTCGTTTCACACTgtcaatgttttttatatttttatataattaa
- the LOC120338258 gene encoding solute carrier family 2, facilitated glucose transporter member 5-like isoform X3, whose translation MKTVIQDQYEERWNETVSTTVVDAVWVASSAAFPVGGIFGSLLVGPIVRRYGRLNGIFLGHICTILFTLLLSLSGIFKSPEVMILSRFGIGITSGAIGLGISVMYTTEVSPQKYRGVFGSMVSAGIALSLLFSNILGLSQIFGNETLWPLLFAFTALPSIVLVLTKKTIAQSPRQLYMDEEEKEKAVELLQKLHGVDDVAHLIVDMDQEKRDAGAIQQMSVKEVLLSKSLHRPLLAAIVLTTGQQLTGLNGVAFNMNAIYLKSGIHENYVQYVSIGTYAMIITITVLGAYLTERRGRKFLLILGYSIIGASLLLLTISIETYEFNDKMAYVSVAASLGFWTGFSLGPGPVTLVAVGEFFDQSARSSALTISVALLWISFAITVVITPYLLAAIGGYTFLPFSFMAIMTAIFIKICIPETKNMAFRQMRRSFNRRFKKYRRESQSRTDDL comes from the exons ATGAAGACAGTAATTCAAGACCAGTATGAA GAACGTTGGAACGAAACGGTCTCAACAACAGTTGTGGATGCAGTTTGGGTGGCAAGTTCAGCCGCATTTCCAGTTGGAGGAATATTCGGGTCACTGCTTGTTGGTCCTATAGTTCGGAGATATGGACGATTG aatgGAATATTTCTTGGGCACATATGCACGATATTATTTACATTACTGCTAAGTCTAAGTGGAATCTTTAAATCACCAGAAGTTATGATTTTGAGTAGATTTGGAATTGGAATCACCAGTGGAGCGATCGGTTTAG GTATATCAGTGATGTACACGACAGAAGTGAGTCCACAAAAATATCGTGGAGTATTTGGATCAATGGTATCTGCTGGAATTGCATTATCGTTacttttctcaaatattttaggACTTTCTCAG ATCTTTGGAAATGAGACTCTATGGCCCCTCCTCTTTGCATTTACTGCATTACCATCTATAGTTTTAGTTCTTACAAAAAAGACCATAGCACAAAGTCCGAG ACAACTCTACATGGATGAAGAGGAAAAAGAGAAGGCTGTAGAATTACTGCAAAAACTACACGGTGTAGATGATGTTGCTCATCTGATTGTTGACATGGACCAAGAAAAGAGAGATGCGGGTGCGATTCAGCAAATGTCGGTAAAAGAG GTTTTATTGTCGAAATCTCTGCACCGTCCACTACTAGCAGCAATTGTATTAACGACAGGACAACAGTTGACAGGACTAAACGGGGTTGCATTTAACATGAATgcaatttatttgaaatctgGTATACATGAAAATTACGTGCAATATGTCAGCATAGGAACTTACGCCATGATAATCACAATTACTGTACTTGGG GCCTACTTGACAGAAAGACGCGGTAGAAAATTTCTTCTTATACTAGGTTATTCTATCATCGGAGCTAGTCTTCTGTTGCTAACGATATCAATAGAAACATATGAATTCAATGATAAAATGGCATATGTGTCGGTAGCAGCTTCTTTAG GTTTTTGGACTGGTTTTTCGTTGGGTCCAGGACCGGTAACATTAGTAGCGGTTGGAGAATTTTTCGACCAATCAGCTCGATCATCTGCGTTAACAATATCCGTAGCACTTTTGTGGATTTCGTTCGCCATTACCGTAGTGATTACTCCGTATTTACTG GCAGCAATTGGAGGGTACACGTTTCTACCGTTCTCTTTCATGGCAATCATGACCGCAATATTTATTAAGATTTGTATTCCCGAAACAAAAAATATGGCATTCAGGCAAATGCGAAGGTCATTCAATCGAAGATTCAAAAAGTATCGCAGAGAATCACAATCGCGTACAGATGACTTATAA
- the LOC120338258 gene encoding solute carrier family 2, facilitated glucose transporter member 5-like isoform X1, with amino-acid sequence MARNSEDNDEETHYEVDTAEKSVLTCYAAWSAIFVALAGTWPYGFSIGSINSIYFVMKTVIQDQYEERWNETVSTTVVDAVWVASSAAFPVGGIFGSLLVGPIVRRYGRLNGIFLGHICTILFTLLLSLSGIFKSPEVMILSRFGIGITSGAIGLGISVMYTTEVSPQKYRGVFGSMVSAGIALSLLFSNILGLSQIFGNETLWPLLFAFTALPSIVLVLTKKTIAQSPRQLYMDEEEKEKAVELLQKLHGVDDVAHLIVDMDQEKRDAGAIQQMSVKEVLLSKSLHRPLLAAIVLTTGQQLTGLNGVAFNMNAIYLKSGIHENYVQYVSIGTYAMIITITVLGAYLTERRGRKFLLILGYSIIGASLLLLTISIETYEFNDKMAYVSVAASLGFWTGFSLGPGPVTLVAVGEFFDQSARSSALTISVALLWISFAITVVITPYLLAAIGGYTFLPFSFMAIMTAIFIKICIPETKNMAFRQMRRSFNRRFKKYRRESQSRTDDL; translated from the exons ATGGCACGAAATTCAGAAGACAATGACGAAGAAACGCATTATGAAGTAGATACTGCA GAAAAATCTGTTTTGACGTGCTACGCTGCATGGTCTGCTATTTTTGTTGCATTGGCCGGTACATGGCCGTATGGCTTCTCCATTGGATCCATCAATTCTATTTACTTTGTAATGAAGACAGTAATTCAAGACCAGTATGAA GAACGTTGGAACGAAACGGTCTCAACAACAGTTGTGGATGCAGTTTGGGTGGCAAGTTCAGCCGCATTTCCAGTTGGAGGAATATTCGGGTCACTGCTTGTTGGTCCTATAGTTCGGAGATATGGACGATTG aatgGAATATTTCTTGGGCACATATGCACGATATTATTTACATTACTGCTAAGTCTAAGTGGAATCTTTAAATCACCAGAAGTTATGATTTTGAGTAGATTTGGAATTGGAATCACCAGTGGAGCGATCGGTTTAG GTATATCAGTGATGTACACGACAGAAGTGAGTCCACAAAAATATCGTGGAGTATTTGGATCAATGGTATCTGCTGGAATTGCATTATCGTTacttttctcaaatattttaggACTTTCTCAG ATCTTTGGAAATGAGACTCTATGGCCCCTCCTCTTTGCATTTACTGCATTACCATCTATAGTTTTAGTTCTTACAAAAAAGACCATAGCACAAAGTCCGAG ACAACTCTACATGGATGAAGAGGAAAAAGAGAAGGCTGTAGAATTACTGCAAAAACTACACGGTGTAGATGATGTTGCTCATCTGATTGTTGACATGGACCAAGAAAAGAGAGATGCGGGTGCGATTCAGCAAATGTCGGTAAAAGAG GTTTTATTGTCGAAATCTCTGCACCGTCCACTACTAGCAGCAATTGTATTAACGACAGGACAACAGTTGACAGGACTAAACGGGGTTGCATTTAACATGAATgcaatttatttgaaatctgGTATACATGAAAATTACGTGCAATATGTCAGCATAGGAACTTACGCCATGATAATCACAATTACTGTACTTGGG GCCTACTTGACAGAAAGACGCGGTAGAAAATTTCTTCTTATACTAGGTTATTCTATCATCGGAGCTAGTCTTCTGTTGCTAACGATATCAATAGAAACATATGAATTCAATGATAAAATGGCATATGTGTCGGTAGCAGCTTCTTTAG GTTTTTGGACTGGTTTTTCGTTGGGTCCAGGACCGGTAACATTAGTAGCGGTTGGAGAATTTTTCGACCAATCAGCTCGATCATCTGCGTTAACAATATCCGTAGCACTTTTGTGGATTTCGTTCGCCATTACCGTAGTGATTACTCCGTATTTACTG GCAGCAATTGGAGGGTACACGTTTCTACCGTTCTCTTTCATGGCAATCATGACCGCAATATTTATTAAGATTTGTATTCCCGAAACAAAAAATATGGCATTCAGGCAAATGCGAAGGTCATTCAATCGAAGATTCAAAAAGTATCGCAGAGAATCACAATCGCGTACAGATGACTTATAA
- the LOC120338258 gene encoding solute carrier family 2, facilitated glucose transporter member 5-like isoform X2: MARNSEDNDEETHYEEKSVLTCYAAWSAIFVALAGTWPYGFSIGSINSIYFVMKTVIQDQYEERWNETVSTTVVDAVWVASSAAFPVGGIFGSLLVGPIVRRYGRLNGIFLGHICTILFTLLLSLSGIFKSPEVMILSRFGIGITSGAIGLGISVMYTTEVSPQKYRGVFGSMVSAGIALSLLFSNILGLSQIFGNETLWPLLFAFTALPSIVLVLTKKTIAQSPRQLYMDEEEKEKAVELLQKLHGVDDVAHLIVDMDQEKRDAGAIQQMSVKEVLLSKSLHRPLLAAIVLTTGQQLTGLNGVAFNMNAIYLKSGIHENYVQYVSIGTYAMIITITVLGAYLTERRGRKFLLILGYSIIGASLLLLTISIETYEFNDKMAYVSVAASLGFWTGFSLGPGPVTLVAVGEFFDQSARSSALTISVALLWISFAITVVITPYLLAAIGGYTFLPFSFMAIMTAIFIKICIPETKNMAFRQMRRSFNRRFKKYRRESQSRTDDL, from the exons ATGGCACGAAATTCAGAAGACAATGACGAAGAAACGCATTATGAA GAAAAATCTGTTTTGACGTGCTACGCTGCATGGTCTGCTATTTTTGTTGCATTGGCCGGTACATGGCCGTATGGCTTCTCCATTGGATCCATCAATTCTATTTACTTTGTAATGAAGACAGTAATTCAAGACCAGTATGAA GAACGTTGGAACGAAACGGTCTCAACAACAGTTGTGGATGCAGTTTGGGTGGCAAGTTCAGCCGCATTTCCAGTTGGAGGAATATTCGGGTCACTGCTTGTTGGTCCTATAGTTCGGAGATATGGACGATTG aatgGAATATTTCTTGGGCACATATGCACGATATTATTTACATTACTGCTAAGTCTAAGTGGAATCTTTAAATCACCAGAAGTTATGATTTTGAGTAGATTTGGAATTGGAATCACCAGTGGAGCGATCGGTTTAG GTATATCAGTGATGTACACGACAGAAGTGAGTCCACAAAAATATCGTGGAGTATTTGGATCAATGGTATCTGCTGGAATTGCATTATCGTTacttttctcaaatattttaggACTTTCTCAG ATCTTTGGAAATGAGACTCTATGGCCCCTCCTCTTTGCATTTACTGCATTACCATCTATAGTTTTAGTTCTTACAAAAAAGACCATAGCACAAAGTCCGAG ACAACTCTACATGGATGAAGAGGAAAAAGAGAAGGCTGTAGAATTACTGCAAAAACTACACGGTGTAGATGATGTTGCTCATCTGATTGTTGACATGGACCAAGAAAAGAGAGATGCGGGTGCGATTCAGCAAATGTCGGTAAAAGAG GTTTTATTGTCGAAATCTCTGCACCGTCCACTACTAGCAGCAATTGTATTAACGACAGGACAACAGTTGACAGGACTAAACGGGGTTGCATTTAACATGAATgcaatttatttgaaatctgGTATACATGAAAATTACGTGCAATATGTCAGCATAGGAACTTACGCCATGATAATCACAATTACTGTACTTGGG GCCTACTTGACAGAAAGACGCGGTAGAAAATTTCTTCTTATACTAGGTTATTCTATCATCGGAGCTAGTCTTCTGTTGCTAACGATATCAATAGAAACATATGAATTCAATGATAAAATGGCATATGTGTCGGTAGCAGCTTCTTTAG GTTTTTGGACTGGTTTTTCGTTGGGTCCAGGACCGGTAACATTAGTAGCGGTTGGAGAATTTTTCGACCAATCAGCTCGATCATCTGCGTTAACAATATCCGTAGCACTTTTGTGGATTTCGTTCGCCATTACCGTAGTGATTACTCCGTATTTACTG GCAGCAATTGGAGGGTACACGTTTCTACCGTTCTCTTTCATGGCAATCATGACCGCAATATTTATTAAGATTTGTATTCCCGAAACAAAAAATATGGCATTCAGGCAAATGCGAAGGTCATTCAATCGAAGATTCAAAAAGTATCGCAGAGAATCACAATCGCGTACAGATGACTTATAA